The genomic window TTCAAGTTTGTTTTTGATTACCCGGAATTTCTTAATTGATGCTAAAGTCAATGGCTTATGTTTACCTAAAGAATGGACACTTTTTTCGGTAATATATTCTTCTATCAATTGAGACATCGAATTTAGTGCAACTATCTTTTTTACAGATTTAATTTTTTCTTTTCCTCCAAAATTTTTATTGATAAAATGTTTAAGTTTTGTACTACTAACATCAAAGTTGTTACTCAATATAAAACAGTATAGTGAGGTCTTAAATTCGCTAAGTTTAAAATTAAATTCATCAATAAAAATATTTTGCTTTTTATCAATTTCATTAGTTGGTTTTTTCTTTTTAAAAGATTCACTGTAAATTTCCTTTTTGGAATCCCACTTTTCAGCTTCAATAGTAAATGGGGTTGAAACCACAATATTTGTTTGTCTATTTGGTCTGTATCGAAGACTAATTTTTACATTTCCGCTGTTTTTTCTTAGATATAATTTTACACTCATAATGTATTGATTTAGGCTAAGATAAGGCGCATAAAGTGGAGATAAAAGGCGGCATTTTAGAAATATTTCACTAGCCACACACATGAAATATTAGATATTTTGTACAATGAAATTGATGAGAAATGATTTCGAAAATTAATTTGGTGGTTACAAAATATGTTGCGACCACTATTGCTACCACAGAAGTGATATTTAAAGATAATCAATGAGTGAAGATGAGAAATTAAAAACCCTCTATATCTTTGATATAAAGGGTTTTTAGTTGTCAAAAGGTTTTATAACCTTCCATTTCGGTGGAGTTGGAGGGATTCGAACCCTCGTCCAAACAAGCAATACATAAGCTTTCTACATGCTTATTCTGCTATTGGTTTTCGACTGGAGGCAGAGAGCAGACACCCAACTTCCAGCTTATCTTCTGAGATTTTCGAACTTTAGCCGAAGCGTCTAAAGCCTTATTCCTGCATTCCTATATCCCAGGATCAAACGCCGCAGAACAGGGCATTTGTGGGACATCTTGCTTCCCTACTGAAATCTTCGGGAAAACGCTTGATCTACTATACTTCGATATTAAGCTGCAAGAGCGAACTCTTCGTTGCCAGTTAAAATTTTGTAGCAAGGGATTATAGAGATCGCGCTACGGTTCTCTGCATGCTTACTTACCCATTGACCTTGCTGTCGAAACCAGTCAACCCCATAAATAAAGTGAAAGCAAAGATACGAAAATTGTTCCAATATTCCTGAAATGGGTATTGCTTTTTTAAATACTCATTATCATGTTTAGGTTGTGATTATAGTCAATATTTAAAATTTTTGAAATATTTTACACTTAAGAGATTATTTATTTCAGCCTCGTAACAGCTGTAGATAAAGAATATCTTTAACTTAATCTTTACCTTAGCCTCTATCTCTCTTAAAGCATTTTTTAATAAAGTTTTGCGGTTTCATAAATAATGTTTATTTTTGCAATCCAAAATGAGATGTAATATATGTTAATAATTCCAGTAAAAGATGGTGAATCCATCGACAGAGCATTAAAAAAATATAAAAGAAAATTTGATAAAACAGGAACTGTGCGTCAGTTAAGAGCTAGACAACAGTTTATCAAGCCTTCTGTAACTTTAAGACAAGCGAGATTAAAGGCTGCTCACAAGCAAAGAAATCTTAGCAAAGAAGAACAGGCTTAAGAAATTTTCTTACCCACATACTAGATTCACTCTTTAAATGATTATATTTGAAGAGTGAATTTTTGTTTTTATATATTTCATAATGCTGGACAAATTCCTGGACTATTTACAGCTGGAGAAACGCTATTCTCCGCACACCATTACAAGTTACCGGAAAGATCTTGAAGATTTTTCCCAGTTCTACCTGAGAACGGAAGCCTCCGAAGATCTTCTCAAAGCCGATAAAAAAATCATTCGCAACTTTATTGTTAATCTCAGTGAAAAGGATATTTCCAAGAGAAGCATCAACCGGAAATTATCCTCGCTCCGCAGCTTTTACCTTTTTCTTTTGAAAATAGGGGAGATCAGCGTCTCACCGGTGGAAAATATTTCGTCATTAAAATTCTACCCTGAAAAGCAGATTCCGATGTCGGAGGAAGAAATGCAAAATCTTAACGACCAGGTTTTTGAGGAAACTCATGAGGTACTCGGCCAATGTGTGATCGAAGTGCTCTACCAGACGGGAATCCGGAAAGCCGAGCTTTGTGGTATGACTTTTGAAAATGTAAATCTAAGCGGAAACGAACTGAAGATTATCGGAAAAGGGAACAAAGAACGATACATCCCGATCTCCGGAGAACTCTCGGATCTGCTCAAAAGGTATACAATAACCAGAAGCCCGCAGGCAGAGTACCAATCATACTTTTTTGTCAACAAGAAGGGCAAAAAACTCACGGAAAAATTTGTGTATCTACTGGTGAATAAGTACCTTAGTCTTGTAACAACAAAAGAAAAAAGAAGTCCCCACATCCTCCGGCACAGCTTTGCAACGCACGTTCTGGACAATGGGGCAGAGATATCCAAAGTAAAAAAGATATTGGGCCATTCCAGCCTTGCCAGCACGCAGGTCTATACGAATGCCAATATCGAACAATTGAAAAAAGTGTTTAATCGGGCTCATCCAAGAGCTTCAAAAAATGACGACTTATGAAGATCACCGTACAATCAATTGGTTTAACTCCACACGAACCACTAGAATCGCACATTGAAAAAAAAGTAAGCAAGCTGGAAACTTTTTATGATAAGATCCAGGATTGCAAAGTAATTTTAAAAGTAGAAAACAACTCGGATAAAGCGAATAAAACGGCCGAGCTTATTCTGGCAGTTCCGGGAGACGATATCGTAGTAAAAAAGACCACCACCTCATTTGAAGAAAGTTTGGATTTATGCGTGGATGCGGCTAAAAAGCTCTTAATCAAGAAAAAAGAAATGGCTTAACGAAAAAAGTTAAAAAAAGTTATTAAAAAATTTGAGAATTCAAAAAAACCGTTCTATATTTGCACTCGCAAAAAGGGAATAGCGTTCTTTTGAATTCTTTTTAATTATGCCTCCATAGCTCAGTTGGCCAGAGCACGTGATTTGTAATCTCGGGGTCGTGGGTTCGAATCCCTCTGGAGGCTCCATTAATATAAAATATCTGGGGAGATTCCAGAGTGGCTAAATGGGACTGACTGTAACTCAGTTGCTTCGGCTTCGTAGGTTCGAATCCTGCTCTCCCCACATTTTATATTAGTAAAAAAGTTGCATGGTTAGAGGATTTTCCTTAAGTTTGCACAGCGTTACCAATAGTTTTGGAAACAAAATTGCGGAAGTAGCTCAGTTGGTAGAGCGTCAGCCTTCCAAGCTGAATGTCGCGGGTTCGACCCCCGTCTTCCGCTCAGAAAATTCACACTTTTCAAAGAGGGTGAATTTTTTTTAACTCCTGAAAGAAATGCCGAGTAGATTTTCTCGCAGTTTCAGTCGGACATTAAAATGCCTTCATAGCTCAGTTGGCCAGAGCACGTGATTTGTAATCTCGGGGTCGTGGGTTCGAATCCCTCTGAAGGCTCATTTTAATATAAAATATCTGGGGAGATTCCAGAGTGGCTAAATGGGACTGACTGTAACTCAGTTGCTTCGGCTTCGTAGGTTCGAATCCTGCTCTCCCCACATTTTATATTAGTAAAAAAGTTGCATGGTTAGAGGATTTTCCTTAAGTTTGCACAGCGTTACCAATAGTTTTGGAAACAAAATTGCGGAAGTAGCTCAGTTGGTAGAGCGTCAGCCTTCCAAGCTGAATGTCGCGGGTTCGACCCCCGTCTTCCGCTCAAAAAAAATCACGCTTTTCTGGTGTGATTTTTTGGTTTAGGCCGACTTAGCTCAGCGGTAGAGTGCTTCCTTGGTAAGGAAGAGGTCACGGGTTCAAGTCCCGTAGTTGGCTCACAGTAAAACACATTGAAAATCAATGTGTTTTTTTGTTTTTAAGCTTGTAAGGGAGATCTTCCGCGATGTTAAATCTGTTTCAATCGTTATAAAATATCCACAAAATCATCTATTTATTCAGACATTGTTCTGATATTTTTTAATAACAATCTTACGGTCATTCAAAACATCTTAACAAGAAGCTTTATCGTACCACTATTTCCAATACAAGTAACCGTCATAGGTTTCAGGAAGCATTGAAATATCAAGTATAAGTTTTACAGCCAATCTGTAATTTTTTCAGGAGCTATTTCCGGCTCTCCGCTCATACTCCTCGCGCCAGTAGGTTCCAATGCGTACCGCCACCAAACCCAATCCTACCCACATCTTTTCCGCCTCGCTGTGGGGTAACCGCTGCGATCCGGGCTAGGGCTGCAGTCTTTACATCAACAAAAACCTTTAAGATTGGTATATGGTCATTCACAGTCATGTTAAAATTGCCAACTACGCGGCAGATTCAAAATGCAAATGTTCATAAGGAATTTCCACTGCTATCATTTGCTGAACATAAACTGAAAGTGTACGAACGTAGTTCAGGATTTGCAACCGAAAAATAAGCGTATGATTACCTAAAAACTTTGCGATCATCACATTAATCAAAATGCCTTTTGGATTTTTATTCTTAAAATTCAATTAAAAGTTGGATCCCGATCTAAACACACTTTACCATCCTGAAAAATTTTGTTACATTCGTATAAAATAATTGTCGATGAATATTCTTTTATTGGAAGACGACTTAATTCTTTCAGCAGAGCTCTGTAAGTTTTTAGAATCAAACCATTTTACCTGCGATAAAATTTATGACGGCGAAACATTTCTGCGCCAGATCAGGAACAATTCTTACGATCTGTACCTCCTGGACATCAATGTTCCGAAGATCAACGGGCTCGATGTCTGCCAGACGATCCGTTCTTTCGATAAAAATACCCCGATCATTATTATCTCCGCTTACGGCGACCTGTCGGATAAAAAAGATGCGTTTACCAGGATGGCCGATGATTACTTGGTGAAGCCTTTCCAGTTTGAGGAATTGCTGTTGCGGATGAATTCTTTATTGCGCAGAAAAACACCTTCTGAAACCAATGACCAGGAATTGATCAGGGTGGATGATTTAATTGTAAACAAAACCGAGCAGAAAGTGTACCGAGGTGGTAATGAGATCAGCCTGACCTTGAAAGAATTCCAGCTGCTGGTTTACCTGGCCGAAGCGCAGGGACGCACCGTTTCCAAACAGCAGATTACCGAACATGTCTGGGAACACAATTTTAATACGAACACCAATACGGTAGAAGTTTACATTAATTTCTTGAGAAAGAAGATCGATAAGGATTTTAAAGTGAAGCTGATCCACACCCGTTCCGGTTTCGGGTATTATTTAAGTCCGTTATAGAAAACCATGTCGTTAAAAAGGAAGATCGCACTCAACCTCAGTATCGCCTTCTCATTGCTTTTCGGTATTGTGATGGTGGTGATCTATATGTCCTTTAATGATTTCCGACGGGATGAATTCAAGGAACGCTTTAGGCAAAGGTTGGAATTTACTTCGCATTTCATTGCCAAATCCAAAGACTTTGAAGAAGAGGCGCCGGTTTTTTTTAATGAAAATTCGGATAATATCCTTTTAAATGAGACCATTCTGATATTCAATTCCCAAAAAGAGCTCATTTACAGTACCATCAAAGACCGGAATGTTACCTGGGACAATGCCCTGCTGAAAGAACTGGATGATAAGAAGGTGATCTATTCCGAAAAAACGGTTCCCGAGATCTATGCTGCCCTCAGAACCATCAACGGAGAAAACTATTACATCCTTACCAGTGCTTACGATACTAACGGAAATTCCAAATTAGCCTATCTGAAATACCTGTTGATCACGGCATACGTAATGAGTGCGCTGCTTATCGGTTTTTTCAGCTATTATTTTATGGGGCAGTTCCTAAAACCGCTGGAAGACCTCAACCAGGAAATTTCTGAAGTCACCGCCCATAAGCTGACCACGCAGATTCCCGTCCGCGATTCCAACGATGAAATTAATGTACTGGCGAAATCCTTCAATACGATGATCGGAAGGCTGGACGATGTATTTCAGTCACAAAAAGATTTTACGGCCAGCGCCTCCCATGAAATCCGCACCCCAATTACCCGGATGGCATTTCAGCTTGAAAATCTTATCAAATTTGGGGATCATGCTCCGGAAACGCTGTCGTCCTTACGGCAGATTCAGCGGGATGTTTACCAGCTTTCGGATCTTACGAACTCACTGCTGCTTTTAACGAAATTCGACAGAGAAAATATCCAGAGCATCTACGAAGAAGTACGGATCGATGAGGTGATCTTCGAATCTTTTGAAGCGGTGGAAAAAAGCTATCCGAAGCTTAAAATGGATTTCCAGATTTCCGAAGATACTTCTGAAGACGCACTTTTAACCATAAAAGGGGTGCAGTCTTTACTGGATATTGTATTCATCAACCTTTTCAAGAATGCCGCCATCTATTCCGACAATATGGAAGTCGATGTCCTGATTACGGAAAACGAGCAGCATTTCCTGGTAGATGTAATTTCCCACGGCAATACCATCCCGGAAGAAGAGCAGGTGAAATTATTCGAAGCTTTCAAAAGGGGAAAAAATTCCCAGAACATCTCCGGTTCAGGACTGGGGCTGAGAATCGTCAAACGAATCTTGGAATATCACGGTGCCGAAATCCGATACACCTCACCGGAAGATCTCCTTAATAAATTTACGGTTATTTTTAATAAATAAGTCACCGGGTTCCCGGAATAACATCCTACACGAAATTTTCTTTATTCTTTGATAGGTTGCTATCGAAGGCATTCTATATTGATATGTTTCCAGATTCTCTTATTTTTTACAAAGTCTTAACGAGCGTTAAGTGATTTAAAATCAATTGGTTTTGAATGCTTTTTGAATGCGATTCATAAAGTTACAAATCTTCAAATAAACTGTGAAAACCAAATTTAATTTTTTTTTAAGGATTCTTTAAGAGCATTTTAATTCCGTAAAGACACCTTTGTATGATAAAAATAACCGACATGAATAAATTCGCAGGGCTGTTGATCGTCATTTCCTCATTCTTGGCGGCACAGCAGAAAATGTCGCTTGTAGAATGCGAAGAGGCATTTCAGAAGAATAATTTACAGCTGCTTGCCGAACAGTACAACATCAATATGGCCGATGCCGATATTCTTCAGGCTAAAATATGGGAACTTCCTCAGCTGAGCGGGCAGATCAACGCTTACAATCCGGAGGGCAGAAAAATCTTTGATGCAGGACATGCCAAGGGCGCACAGGTAACGCAGCTGATCTATATGGGAGGTAAAAAGAAAAATGAAATTGCCTTTGCAAAATCCAATAAAGAACTGGCCCAGCTCCAGTTTTCGCAGCTTCTGGTAGATTTAAGGTCCCAGCTTCGGTCTGCGTATTTTGATCTCTATTACGAACAGCTGAAACTGGAAAATACCGAGAAGCAGCTGGGGTATATGAATGATCTTCTGGCAGCTTACCGTGTGCAGTCCGCCAAAGGCAATGTATCCCTGAAAGACCAGGTACGGTTGCAGAGCATCGTTATCCAGCTGAATAACGACAAAATAGAAATCAATAAAAATATTCTGGGATTTGAACAAACTCTGAAAGTGCTTACAGGAATTGCAGAAGATATCGATCCCCAGCTCTCAGATGCTGAAGCCAAAGATCTTCTTGCTGCCCAGCCTTTCGGCGATGAAACGGAACTGCAGAAAAAAGCGCTGGAGAACAATGCGGATTATCAGTACAACCTGAAACTGATCGACAACAGCAGGCTGTATGCCGAATGGCAGAAATCACTGAACGTTCCGGATCTTAACTTAGGAGCGGGATGGGACCAGAACGGAGGAACCTTCAAAAATGAAATCAATCTGATGGTAGGTATCCCTTTGCCCTTATGGAAATCCAATAAAGGAAACGTGGAAAAAGCCAATTTCGCAATCCAGCAGAACCAGAAAAATGCAGACTTTCAGAAATTAACCCTTGAAACAAAAGTGCAGGCAGCCTACAAAACATGGAAAACGCAGTATGACCAGCTGACAGAAATAAAGCCTGCGGATCTCAACAATATGGAAATGGTCTACAACGGCATGTTGAGCAATTTCAGGAAAGGAAACATCAGCCTCATCGAATTTACGGATTTTATGGACAGCTACCGGGAAACCGCGCTCCAGATCTATGATATGAAAAACCAGATCATACAGTCCGCGGAACAATTGAATCAACTGGTACAAACGAAAATCTTCTATTAATACGCATATGAAAAAATATATAATCCCGTTCATGGTGGCCCTGTCCGTGTTATCCTGCTCTAAAAAGGAAGCAGACCCGAAGCCACAGGCAAAAAAAGGTTTTGAGCTGAGCAATACGATGCTTAAATCAATCGATCTGGCTAAGGTTGAAAAGAAATACATTGAAGACAGCTACAATTTCTACGGAAAGATTTCAGCGGATAAGAATAGCTATATCGATGTTTATCCCCTGGTTGGCGGAAATGTGTTAAGTGTGAACGTCGAGCTTGGAGATCATGTGACGAAAGGGCAGGTACTCGCAACCATCCGGAGTACGGAGCTGGCGGAGGTTCAGAAAGATGTGAGCGATGCCCGGACCGATCTGGTGGTGGCCCAGAACAACCTTCGGGTAGCCAAAGAAATGTACGAAGGAAAGCTTAATACCGAAAGGGATGTGCTGGAAGCCAAAAGCCAGCTTCAGAAAGCCCAGGACCAGATGCAGCGCGCCAGCGCGGTAAGTACCGTTTACAATGTGAAAAAAGGAAATATTTACAGTGTGGTGGCTCCCATCAGCGGGTATATCGTCCAGAAAAACATCAATAAGGACATGCAGCTGAGAAGCGACCGCAGCGATAATATTTTTGATGTGGCCAATACCTCGAATGTTTGGGCCATTATGAATGTGAATGAATCTGACATCGATAAAATCAGCCTTGGCATGAAAGCCCAGGTTTCCACGCTGTCGTACCCGGATAAAGTGTTTGACGGGAAAATTGATAAGATCTTT from Chryseobacterium sp. SORGH_AS_0447 includes these protein-coding regions:
- the rpsU gene encoding 30S ribosomal protein S21 translates to MLIIPVKDGESIDRALKKYKRKFDKTGTVRQLRARQQFIKPSVTLRQARLKAAHKQRNLSKEEQA
- a CDS encoding ATP-binding protein, which encodes MSLKRKIALNLSIAFSLLFGIVMVVIYMSFNDFRRDEFKERFRQRLEFTSHFIAKSKDFEEEAPVFFNENSDNILLNETILIFNSQKELIYSTIKDRNVTWDNALLKELDDKKVIYSEKTVPEIYAALRTINGENYYILTSAYDTNGNSKLAYLKYLLITAYVMSALLIGFFSYYFMGQFLKPLEDLNQEISEVTAHKLTTQIPVRDSNDEINVLAKSFNTMIGRLDDVFQSQKDFTASASHEIRTPITRMAFQLENLIKFGDHAPETLSSLRQIQRDVYQLSDLTNSLLLLTKFDRENIQSIYEEVRIDEVIFESFEAVEKSYPKLKMDFQISEDTSEDALLTIKGVQSLLDIVFINLFKNAAIYSDNMEVDVLITENEQHFLVDVISHGNTIPEEEQVKLFEAFKRGKNSQNISGSGLGLRIVKRILEYHGAEIRYTSPEDLLNKFTVIFNK
- a CDS encoding tyrosine-type recombinase/integrase: MLDKFLDYLQLEKRYSPHTITSYRKDLEDFSQFYLRTEASEDLLKADKKIIRNFIVNLSEKDISKRSINRKLSSLRSFYLFLLKIGEISVSPVENISSLKFYPEKQIPMSEEEMQNLNDQVFEETHEVLGQCVIEVLYQTGIRKAELCGMTFENVNLSGNELKIIGKGNKERYIPISGELSDLLKRYTITRSPQAEYQSYFFVNKKGKKLTEKFVYLLVNKYLSLVTTKEKRSPHILRHSFATHVLDNGAEISKVKKILGHSSLASTQVYTNANIEQLKKVFNRAHPRASKNDDL
- a CDS encoding efflux RND transporter periplasmic adaptor subunit is translated as MKKYIIPFMVALSVLSCSKKEADPKPQAKKGFELSNTMLKSIDLAKVEKKYIEDSYNFYGKISADKNSYIDVYPLVGGNVLSVNVELGDHVTKGQVLATIRSTELAEVQKDVSDARTDLVVAQNNLRVAKEMYEGKLNTERDVLEAKSQLQKAQDQMQRASAVSTVYNVKKGNIYSVVAPISGYIVQKNINKDMQLRSDRSDNIFDVANTSNVWAIMNVNESDIDKISLGMKAQVSTLSYPDKVFDGKIDKIFKIIDPETNAMQARVVLDNQNGLLIPESKATIKVINSENTMALAVPSKAVIFDDNRSFVVVYKSRTDVKVKEIKVLKQVDDITYVSEGLSEGEQVITNNQLLIYRSLNS
- a CDS encoding TolC family protein, which gives rise to MNKFAGLLIVISSFLAAQQKMSLVECEEAFQKNNLQLLAEQYNINMADADILQAKIWELPQLSGQINAYNPEGRKIFDAGHAKGAQVTQLIYMGGKKKNEIAFAKSNKELAQLQFSQLLVDLRSQLRSAYFDLYYEQLKLENTEKQLGYMNDLLAAYRVQSAKGNVSLKDQVRLQSIVIQLNNDKIEINKNILGFEQTLKVLTGIAEDIDPQLSDAEAKDLLAAQPFGDETELQKKALENNADYQYNLKLIDNSRLYAEWQKSLNVPDLNLGAGWDQNGGTFKNEINLMVGIPLPLWKSNKGNVEKANFAIQQNQKNADFQKLTLETKVQAAYKTWKTQYDQLTEIKPADLNNMEMVYNGMLSNFRKGNISLIEFTDFMDSYRETALQIYDMKNQIIQSAEQLNQLVQTKIFY
- a CDS encoding response regulator transcription factor; this encodes MNILLLEDDLILSAELCKFLESNHFTCDKIYDGETFLRQIRNNSYDLYLLDINVPKINGLDVCQTIRSFDKNTPIIIISAYGDLSDKKDAFTRMADDYLVKPFQFEELLLRMNSLLRRKTPSETNDQELIRVDDLIVNKTEQKVYRGGNEISLTLKEFQLLVYLAEAQGRTVSKQQITEHVWEHNFNTNTNTVEVYINFLRKKIDKDFKVKLIHTRSGFGYYLSPL
- a CDS encoding HPF/RaiA family ribosome-associated protein, whose protein sequence is MKITVQSIGLTPHEPLESHIEKKVSKLETFYDKIQDCKVILKVENNSDKANKTAELILAVPGDDIVVKKTTTSFEESLDLCVDAAKKLLIKKKEMA